GGCCAATGGTGTCGCTGGACGTGACCAAGGACCGCGGCATGTTCCGTGAAAACAGCCAGGGGCTGATCGAAAACATCTACAGCTTGAAGGTCATCAACAAGACCCAGCAACGCCAGGACTACCGCCTGGAACTGGTGGACGCCGAGGGCTTCCAGTTGCAAGGCAAGACCCGGCTCAGCCTGGCGCCGGGAGAAATCAGCGACGTGCCGGTGTCGGTGGCGCTGTTGGCCGATAAACCGGCGAGCAGCTCGCAGACCTTGCGCTTCAAGGTTGTGGATGTGGATGAACCGTGGATTTACAGTGCAGCGGACAGTCGTTTTGTGGCGCCGTTGAATCGTTGATATCCAACACACATTGAGTCGGCGTTCAATTTTTTAGAAAGTTAATCAGGCCCCCATGAAACGCTACGAAAAATTCGCCGATGACATCGCAGAACTGATCCGCTCCGGCGTCCTCGGCCCTGGCCAACGGGTTCCGTCGGTGCGCTATGCCAGCCAGACCTACGGCGTCAGCCCGTCCACGGTGTTCCAGGCTTACTACCTGCTGGAACGCCGTGGCCTGATCCGTGCGCGGCCGCGCTCCGGCTACTTCGTCAACACTCACGCGCCCAGCCCGTTTTCCGAGCCGGTGGTGAGTGAACACGTGCACGAGTCCACCGAAGTCGATGTGAGTGAGCTGGTGTTCTCAGTGCTCGACTCCATCAAGGACCCCAACACCGTGCCATTCGGCTCGGCGTTCCCCAGCCCCATGTTGTTCCCGTTGCCACGCCTGGCGCGCTCGTTGGCCAGTGCCAGCCGCGAGATGGACCCGCGTCTTGTGGTCACCGACATGTCGCCGGGCAACCCGCAACTGCGCCGCCAGATTGCTCTGCGTTACATGGTCGGCGGCCTGATGCTGCCGATGGAAGAGCTGCTGATCACCAACGGTGCCCTCGAAGCGCTGAACCTGTGCCTGCAAGCGGTGACCGAACCGGGCGACCTGGTCGCCATCGAAGCCCCGGCCTTCTATGCCTGCCTGCAAGTGCTTGAGCGCCTGAAGCTCAAGGCGGTGGAAATCCCCGTACACCCGCGCGACGGTATCGACCTCAATGCCCTGGCGCAAACCCTGGAGCGCTACCCGATCAAGGCCTGCTGGACCATGACCAGCTTCCAGAACCCCATGGGCGCCACCCTGCCAGAGGCGAAAAAACAGGCACTGGTAGAACTGTTGCGCAGCCATCAGGTGCCGTTGATCGAGGACGATGTATACGCCGAGTTGTATTACGGACAGCACGCGCCAAAACCGGCCAAGGCCTTCGACACCGAAGGGCTGGTGATGCACTGCGGCTCCTTCGCCAAGAGCCTGGCGCCCGGTTATCGCGTCGGCTGGGTTGCGGCCGGGCGCTATGCGCAGAAGGTGGAACGCCTGAAGCTGATGACGTCGCTATGCCCCTCGATGCCTGCCCAGGCGGCGATTGCCGACTACCTGCAACACGGCGGCTATGACCGCCACCTGCGCAAATTGCGCTACGCCCTGGAAGAACAGCAGAGCGCCATGCTGGCCGCCATCGCCCGGTATTTTCCGGCACAGACGCGGGTCAGCCAGCCGGCCGGCGGCTATTTCCTGTGGCTGGAACTGCCGGAGCAAACCGATTCGTTGAAGCTGTTCCAGATGGCCCTGGCCCAGGGCATCAGCATTGCGCCGGGGCCAATTTTTTCGGCGACCCAGCGCTTCAGAAATTGCATTCGCTTGAACTACGGCAGCCCGTGGACCGAGGCATCGGAAAAGGCCATGGAAACATTGGGACGCATTGTGCGGTCATTTTGAGCAGGAACCCATCTGCAGAGCGAGCCACACAAATGGGCGCTCTGTCCTCCCTGGCAATGCTGCGTCTCCCTTGGTCAATCCGCAGGTTTCATCATGTGCAACTCCGTTACGTCCAGCGTCCTCAGGCTACCGACCCCTCCACATTACATGCGCGCAGCCGAACAGCGGCAAGTGCGGGAAATGACCGGCCCTACAGGCCGCCTGAAAATTGATCATCGCTCGGCAGACAGCATCATCAAACAGAGCGTCATCGTCAGGCGCTTTCTTGAAGGCCGTGATCACTACCAAATTGGTGATGACCTCAAACTGCAGGTCGGTGACTGGACTGACGCCAACACCGACCCGACGTCCAGAGCAAATGCAGCCTACCATCTGGACAAGGTGCTGCGGTTTCTCGACAACGTCGATGACCGCACGCTCAACGCCAGCCATAGCCGCAATGGCTATATCGACGGTTTCGACAGCAGCGGTTATGGCGCTGCCGCTGGCTCTGAAGCCAGCCTGCTTACGGTATTCTCCCGTAATGGCTACGAAGTGTTGCGCGACCTGCCAACCTGAATACTTGACGTGCTAACGGCCACCGCCCAGATCGAGGAAGGTGCCGGTGGTGTACGAAGCCTTGTCCGACAGCAGCCAGATAATCGCTTCGGCCACTTCATCCGGGCGCCCGCCACGGGCCATGGGAATGCCGGACTCCAGCTTGCTGACCCGATCCGGGTCACCGCTCAAGGCGTGAAAGTCGGTAAAAATGTAGCCAGGGCGCACAGCGTTAACGCGAATGCCCTCACCCGCCACCTCTTTGGACAGGCCAATGGTGAAGGTGTCGAGTGCGCCCTTGGACGCGGCATAGTCGACATATTCGCCCGGCGAACCCAGGCGCGAGGCGACCGACGACACGTTAACGATGCTGCCGCCCTGCCCGCCATGCTTGGGTGACATGCGCAGCACCGCCTGCTTGGCGCACAGTATCGGCCCCAATACATTGGTCTTCATGATTTTGAGGATGCGAAACTCGGACATTTCATCGACCCGCGACTTGTGCCCCACGGTGCCGGCGTTGTTGACCAGAGCCGTCACGCGCCCAAGCTCGGCGTCAACGCGGTTGAACAAAGCGATCACTTCATCTTCGATGCTGACGTCGGCGCGCACCGCAATGGCTTGTGCGCCCAAGGCGCGCACTTGGTCCAGCACACGCTGGGCGGCCGCCTCATCGGACTGGAAGTTGATGCAAACTCGATAGCCCTGGCGTGCAGCCAGCAAGGCCGTCTCGGCGCCGATACCACGGCTGCCCCCGGTGATGATGACGACTTTGTCCATGCGTGCGGTCTCCTGAATAAACCAACGGTTTAAGGTTGGATCCAAGAATACCCGTCATCCACGGCTTTTGTCAGGCGCTATGGCGTCTTCGGCGCGTTGAATATCGGCCATAAAACCCTCGGCCGGTAATGGGTGCCCCAGCAAGTAGCCTTGCAGGGAGTTACAACCCAGCCGGGTGAGGAAACTCTGCTGCACATCGGTCTCCACGCCTTCGGCAACAATGCGCAGCCCAAGTGCCTGGCCGAGGGCGACAATGGCCGAGACGATGGCAGCGTCGTCGCTGTCGTGTTCCAGGTCGCGCACAAAACCCCGGTCGATCTTCAGCTCGTTGGCGGGCAGGCGCTTGAGGTACATCAGGCTCGAATAACCGGTGCCAAAGTCGTCGATAGACAGGTCCACCCCCATGTCCGACAGCTGCTGCAACACGGTCATGCTCGCATCGGCATCGCTCATGGCGGTGGTTTCGGTGATTTCCAGGGTCAGGCTGTTGGC
The window above is part of the Pseudomonas sp. KBS0710 genome. Proteins encoded here:
- the mapR gene encoding GntR family transcriptional regulator MpaR (MapR regulates genes involved in Pseudomonas quinolone signal (PQS) production and anthranilate metabolism), with translation MKRYEKFADDIAELIRSGVLGPGQRVPSVRYASQTYGVSPSTVFQAYYLLERRGLIRARPRSGYFVNTHAPSPFSEPVVSEHVHESTEVDVSELVFSVLDSIKDPNTVPFGSAFPSPMLFPLPRLARSLASASREMDPRLVVTDMSPGNPQLRRQIALRYMVGGLMLPMEELLITNGALEALNLCLQAVTEPGDLVAIEAPAFYACLQVLERLKLKAVEIPVHPRDGIDLNALAQTLERYPIKACWTMTSFQNPMGATLPEAKKQALVELLRSHQVPLIEDDVYAELYYGQHAPKPAKAFDTEGLVMHCGSFAKSLAPGYRVGWVAAGRYAQKVERLKLMTSLCPSMPAQAAIADYLQHGGYDRHLRKLRYALEEQQSAMLAAIARYFPAQTRVSQPAGGYFLWLELPEQTDSLKLFQMALAQGISIAPGPIFSATQRFRNCIRLNYGSPWTEASEKAMETLGRIVRSF
- a CDS encoding SDR family oxidoreductase; protein product: MDKVVIITGGSRGIGAETALLAARQGYRVCINFQSDEAAAQRVLDQVRALGAQAIAVRADVSIEDEVIALFNRVDAELGRVTALVNNAGTVGHKSRVDEMSEFRILKIMKTNVLGPILCAKQAVLRMSPKHGGQGGSIVNVSSVASRLGSPGEYVDYAASKGALDTFTIGLSKEVAGEGIRVNAVRPGYIFTDFHALSGDPDRVSKLESGIPMARGGRPDEVAEAIIWLLSDKASYTTGTFLDLGGGR